A single genomic interval of Zingiber officinale cultivar Zhangliang chromosome 4A, Zo_v1.1, whole genome shotgun sequence harbors:
- the LOC121973613 gene encoding uncharacterized protein LOC121973613, whose product MRQRRAILVGFAVALFFGVSVYARLWAIDRREDDASSSVENLDSLRRQFERANLEAMDESAEWRMKYDEEVERNRQIQDELLKVKTSLSGAIRRSETLQKEKVSLQKQIESMKQQKLHCNCNQSTTELR is encoded by the exons ATGAGGCAGCGCAGGGCGATCCTCGTCGGGTTCGCCGTCGCCCTCTTCTTCGGCGTCTCCGTCTACGCCCGTCTTTGGGCGATTGATCGCCGAGAAGACGATGCTTCTTCCTCCGTTGAAAACCTCGATTCTCTTCG GAGGCAATTTGAACGTGCTAATCTGGAAGCAATGGATGAATCTGCAGAATGGAGAATGAAATATGATGAAGAGGTTGAGAGGAATAGGCAGATTCAAGATGAGCTTCTAAAG GTTAAGACATCTCTGTCTGGTGCCATTAGGAGGTCTGAAACACTGCAAAAG GAAAAAGTTAGTCTGCAGAAGCAGATCGAGTCAATGAAACAACAGAAGCTGCATTGCAACTGCAATCAATCAACAACCGAGCTCAGGTAA
- the LOC121972719 gene encoding uncharacterized protein LOC121972719, giving the protein MALWLWIAIVCAATAAAVSSAVANNNYGRRGALDPASTHYTVLEPREDSGQERFFCLARGRCRYRTIECPDECPHRKPRRNRRLKACFADCSSRCETTCRNRLPNCRGYGSVCYDPRFVGGDGQMFYFHGAKGGDFALVSDEHFQINAHFIGWRPAGRARDFTWVQALAVVFDTHWLVVAARHVSEWDDGVDALAVRWDGEEVLVPEEGDDEWRPRPPGSEEEAAEREVVVERTAERNSVKVTAAGVVEVDVKVVPITAEDDRKHSYRLPAGDAFAHLEMQFRFVRLTAAVEGVLGQTYRPGYVSPVKKGVAMPLMGGEDKYQLPSFLSTSCAKCLFHPAASSRAVDENPAVDVA; this is encoded by the exons atggCGTTGTGGTTGTGGATTGCCATCGTGTGTGCCGCGACGGCGGCCGCCGTCTCGTCGGCAGTGGCGAACAACAATTACGGGCGGCGGGGGGCCCTAGACCCCGCCTCCACTCACTACACCGTCCTCGAACCGAGGGAGGACAGCGGACAGGAGCGGTTCTTCTGCCTCGCCCGCGGCCGCTGCCGCTACCGCACCATCGAGTGCCCCGACGAGTGCCCCCACCGCAAGCCCCGCCGCAACCGCCGCCTCAAGGCCTGCTTCGCCGACTGCAGTAGCCGTTGCGAAACCACCTGCAGAA ATCGTCTTCCTAATTGCAGAGGATACGGATCGGTGTGCTACGACCCCCGATTCGTGGGCGGCGACGGCCAGATGTTCTACTTCCACGGCGCCAAGGGCGGTGACTTCGCGCTCGTCTCCGACGAGCATTTCCAGATCAACGCCCACTTCATCGGGTGGCGGCCGGCGGGGCGTGCCCGCGACTTCACGTGGGTGCAGGCCCTCGCCGTCGTCTTCGACACCCACTGGCTCGTCGTCGCCGCGCGCCACGTCAGCGAGTGGGACGACGGCGTAGACGCGCTCGCCGTCCGGTGGGACGGCGAGGAGGTGCTCGTCCCCGAGGAAGGCGACGACGAGTGGCGCCCCCGACCGCCGGGCTCTGAGGAGGAAGCAGCGGAGCGGGAGGTGGTGGTGGAGAGGACGGCGGAGAGGAACAGCGTGAAGGTGACGGCGGCGGGGGTGGTGGAGGTGGACGTGAAGGTGGTGCCGATAACGGCGGAGGACGACCGGAAGCACAGCTACCGGCTGCCGGCTGGCGACGCGTTCGCGCATCTGGAGATGCAGTTCCGGTTCGTGCGGCTGACGGCGGCGGTGGAGGGGGTATTGGGGCAGACGTACCGGCCGGGCTACGTGAGCCCGGTGAAGAAGGGGGTGGCGATGCCGCTGATGGGCGGAGAGGACAAGTACCAACTGCCGTCCTTCCTCTCCACCAGCTGCGCCAAGTGCCTCTTCCACCCCGCCGCCAGCAGCCGCGCCGTCGACGAGAACCCCGCCGTCGACGTGGCTTAG
- the LOC121970881 gene encoding mitochondrial inner membrane protease subunit 1-like: MVYLPTWLRYAANRLEYSVNLTWKNYSVGQLNRKQFSNAIWKNFLYGKLTFCHWNKGEEMAPTLAGNGGTLLVRKIPFPQPTQVFVGDVVMMKNPLKNDDYFFRRVAAIEGDEMVSNNEKEEPFTLKKDQCWVLADNESLKAKEAQDSRLFGPVPMGCIAGRVIYALRSAVDHGPVYNSQMAMAQDSSVLAVELDVEELVKKMKS; encoded by the exons ATGGTTTATCTCCCGACGTGGTTACGCTACGCTGCCAACAGATTGGAGTATTCGGTGAACCTTACTTGGAAG AATTACAGTGTAGGCCAGTTAAACAGAAAGCAATTTTCTAATGCTATTTGGAAAAATTTCCTCTATGGCAAACTGACCTTCTGTCATTGGAATAAAGGAGAAGAAATGGCACCTACCTTGGCAGGAAATGGGGGAACTCTTCTCGTGAGAAAGATCCCTTTTCCACAGCCAAC ACAAGTTTTTGTAGGTGATGTTGTCATGATGAAGAACCCTTTGAAGAATGACGACTACTTTTTTAGAAGAGTAGCTGCTATAGAAGGTGATGAGATGGTGTCTAATAACGAGAAAGAAGAACCATTTACTTTAAAGAAGGATCAATGTTGGGTGCTGGCTGACAATGAATCCTTGAAGGCAAAG GAAGCTCAAGACAGTAGATTATTTGGTCCAGTTCCTATGGGTTGCATTGCCGGTCGAGTAATTTATGCCCTAAGATCAGCTGTGGATCATGGTCCAGTATACAACAG TCAAATGGCAATGGCTCAAGATTCATCAGTTTTGGCGGTGGAGCTCGACGTCGAGGAGTTGGTGAAGAAGATGAAATCGTAG
- the LOC121973614 gene encoding immediate early response 3-interacting protein 1-like has protein sequence MGLWTLLEGFLLLVNALAILNEDRFLAPRGWSFNEVTGGARVKSLRGQLIGLIYATQYLRVPLIVLNTITILVKLVSG, from the coding sequence ATGGGTTTGTGGACATTACTAGAGGGCTTTTTGCTTCTCGTGAATGCGCTGGCGATACTGAACGAGGACCGGTTTCTTGCCCCTAGAGGATGGAGCTTCAACGAGGTTACGGGTGGTGCGAGAGTGAAGTCATTGAGGGGACAACTTATAGGGCTCATATATGCTACACAATATTTGAGAGTTCCACTCATTGTCCTCAATACAATCACTATCCTTGTTAAGTTAGTCTCAGGTTAA
- the LOC121973615 gene encoding putative glucan endo-1,3-beta-glucosidase GVI, protein MANLVVFFLMIFTILINFCCRSEAQAAAVGVNYGLLGDNLPSTEQVVALCASRGIGRLRLFHPDEAVLGALRGSGIEVVLGTFNEELPGLASDPSAAENWVAANVVPFAGSVRFRYINAGNEVIPGDNAGYVLPAIRNLDAALRAAGLQIPVTTAVATMVLGVSYPPSQGAFSEAAAGVMAPIAAFLRSTSAPLLVNAYPYFSYARNEVALDYALFKAAGAPVIDGTLVYDNLFDAMVDAVYAALEKVGAPEVGVVVSETGWPSGGEGLGATVENAAAYVNNAVAHLEKGGGTPRRPGTATEAYLFAMFNENLKPAGTERYFGLFQPDMTEVYHVNFHL, encoded by the exons ATGGCGAATTTGGTGGTGTTTTTTCTAATGATTTTTACGATTTTGATCAATTTCTGTTGTCGATCAG AAGCACAGGCGGCCGCCGTCGGAGTAAACTACGGCTTGCTCGGAGACAATCTCCCCTCTACGGAGCAGGTGGTGGCTCTGTGCGCCTCCAGAGGCATCGGCAGGCTCCGCCTCTTCCACCCGGACGAAGCAGTGCTCGGTGCCCTCCGAGGCTCGGGCATCGAGGTCGTTCTCGGCACCTTCAACGAGGAGCTCCCCGGCCTGGCCTCCGATCCCTCCGCTGCCGAGAATTGGGTCGCGGCCAACGTTGTCCCCTTCGCCGGCTCCGTCCGCTTCCGCTACATCAACGCCGGGAACGAGGTGATCCCCGGTGACAACGCCGGGTACGTCCTCCCGGCCATACGAAACCTCGACGCCGCCCTGCGGGCCGCCGGGTTGCAAATCCCGGTCACCACAGCGGTGGCCACGATGGTGCTCGGCGTGTCGTACCCTCCGTCTCAGGGGGCTTTCTCGGAGGCCGCTGCCGGTGTGATGGCCCCGATTGCGGCGTTTCTCCGGTCGACATCGGCGCCGCTGCTGGTCAACGCGTACCCTTACTTCTCCTACGCCAGGAATGAGGTGGCGTTGGACTATGCGCTGTTCAAGGCGGCAGGTGCGCCGGTGATTGACGGCACACTGGTGTACGACAACCTATTCGACGCGATGGTCGACGCGGTGTACGCAGCACTAGAGAAGGTAGGGGCGCCGGAGGTGGGGGTGGTGGTGTCGGAGACAGGGTGGCCGTCGGGAGGCGAGGGGCTGGGGGCGACGGTGGAGAACGCCGCGGCGTACGTGAACAACGCGGTGGCGCACCTGGAGAAAGGCGGGGGGACGCCGAGGAGGCCGGGGACGGCGACGGAGGCGTACTTGTTCGCCATGTTCAACGAGAATCTGAAGCCGGCGGGAACAGAGCGCTACTTCGGGCTGTTCCAACCGGACATGACCGAGGTCTATCATGTCAATTTCCATCTTTGA